A region from the Arthrobacter roseus genome encodes:
- the purH gene encoding bifunctional phosphoribosylaminoimidazolecarboxamide formyltransferase/IMP cyclohydrolase, whose product MSLLKLDRVPIRRALISVYNKTGLEELAAGLHQAGVSIVSTGSTAQRIAAAGVPVTEVSEVTGFQECLDGRVKTLHPRVHAGILADRRRQEHIDQLRELDVEAFDLVVVNLYPFVETVKSGAAENDVVEQIDIGGPAMVRSAAKNHPSVAVVVDPARYTDVVNAASQGGFDLTARRRLAALAFAHTAAYDNSVAAWTAAQFGDDQGDSLAVPAFPAYAGLSLERSEVLRYGENPHQAAALYVEQGAAPGIAQADQLHGKAMSYNNFVDADAALRAAFDFAEPAVAIVKHANPCGVAVASADAKDLMANAHAKAHACDPVSAYGGVIAANREVTEGMARAIKDIFTEVVIAPGFEPAALEILKTKKNIRLLTLPDGYRREPVEMRQVSGGVLLQMADTVESDGDSVENWTLAAGEAADEATLADLAFAWKACRAAKSNAILLAHHGGAVGVGMGQVNRLDSCRLAVERANTLGGEGQERARGSVAASDAFFPFADGLQILIDAGVRAVVQPGGSVRDEEVIAAAKATGITMYFTGSRHFFH is encoded by the coding sequence GTGAGTCTTCTGAAGCTTGATCGTGTCCCCATCCGCCGTGCACTGATTTCTGTTTACAACAAGACCGGGCTTGAGGAACTGGCCGCGGGGTTGCACCAGGCGGGAGTCAGTATTGTCTCAACCGGTTCCACCGCTCAGCGGATCGCTGCCGCCGGGGTACCTGTCACCGAGGTCTCAGAGGTGACCGGTTTCCAGGAGTGCCTGGACGGGAGGGTGAAAACTCTTCACCCCCGTGTCCACGCCGGAATCCTGGCAGACCGACGTCGGCAGGAACACATAGATCAGCTGCGTGAGCTGGACGTCGAGGCGTTCGATCTCGTGGTGGTGAACCTGTACCCGTTCGTGGAGACCGTGAAGTCCGGCGCCGCGGAGAACGACGTCGTGGAGCAAATTGATATCGGCGGACCAGCGATGGTCCGGTCTGCCGCCAAAAATCATCCTTCGGTGGCCGTCGTGGTGGATCCGGCACGCTACACGGACGTTGTGAACGCAGCTTCTCAAGGCGGCTTTGATCTCACCGCCCGACGCCGGCTGGCAGCCCTCGCCTTTGCGCACACAGCTGCCTATGACAATTCAGTGGCGGCGTGGACTGCAGCGCAGTTCGGCGACGATCAGGGCGATTCGTTGGCGGTCCCCGCGTTCCCGGCTTACGCCGGATTGTCGCTGGAACGCTCAGAGGTTCTGCGCTACGGAGAAAATCCGCACCAAGCTGCTGCCCTCTATGTTGAGCAGGGAGCAGCGCCGGGTATTGCCCAAGCCGATCAGCTGCACGGTAAAGCAATGAGTTACAACAACTTTGTGGATGCGGACGCAGCGTTGCGAGCCGCCTTCGATTTCGCTGAACCAGCGGTCGCCATCGTCAAGCACGCCAATCCGTGCGGGGTCGCCGTTGCTTCTGCGGACGCCAAGGACCTCATGGCCAACGCCCATGCCAAGGCCCACGCCTGCGATCCCGTATCCGCCTATGGCGGCGTGATCGCTGCCAACCGCGAGGTCACCGAGGGCATGGCACGGGCCATCAAGGACATTTTCACCGAGGTCGTCATCGCGCCCGGATTCGAGCCGGCTGCCCTGGAGATCTTGAAGACCAAGAAGAACATCCGATTGCTCACCCTCCCCGACGGCTATCGCCGAGAGCCTGTGGAAATGCGCCAGGTATCTGGCGGAGTGCTCCTCCAGATGGCGGATACCGTCGAGTCCGATGGCGATTCCGTCGAGAACTGGACGCTTGCTGCCGGTGAGGCGGCAGACGAAGCAACTCTGGCGGACCTCGCTTTCGCGTGGAAGGCCTGTCGTGCTGCAAAATCGAACGCGATTCTGCTGGCCCACCATGGCGGCGCCGTCGGGGTAGGTATGGGGCAGGTCAATCGGCTGGACTCCTGCCGGCTCGCAGTGGAGCGCGCCAATACTCTGGGCGGCGAAGGTCAGGAGCGTGCGCGCGGTTCCGTAGCGGCGTCGGACGCGTTCTTCCCCTTCGCGGACGGCCTGCAGATCCTCATCGACGCCGGTGTCCGCGCCGTGGTCCAGCCCGGCGGTTCGGTGCGAGATGAGGAAGTGATTGCGGCTGCGAAAGCCACCGGAATCACCATGTACTTCACCGGATCGCGGCACTTCTTTCACTGA